From Draconibacterium halophilum, one genomic window encodes:
- a CDS encoding YihY/virulence factor BrkB family protein — translation MATDKISFERLKKLGEKAVEHAKNISLPLFDGVPLYDVLLFFWRSIVDGSITTRASGIAFSFFIALFPGIIFLFTLIPSSGFENELFVIIHELVPDKIWPVVEETITEIVLVDPRRDVMSINFFIALIFATNGIVSMMSAFDATVHNINRRTWRSQYFVAVFLLIIFTLLLGVAIAMLTGGQVLINYLDRIDIIRDRFLVNLLTVGKWVITTTIFFFTFSFLYYMAPAKKTKWRFISAGGTLATILSIIGFIGMSYYLNNFSQYNILYGSIGTLLAVMLLMYVMSLILLIGFELNASIYQAHTYQDDYDKS, via the coding sequence ATGGCAACGGATAAGATCTCTTTTGAGCGACTAAAAAAGCTGGGCGAAAAAGCTGTTGAACACGCCAAAAATATCTCACTGCCTCTTTTTGATGGAGTACCACTGTATGATGTTTTATTGTTTTTTTGGAGAAGTATTGTCGACGGATCGATAACAACACGTGCATCGGGAATCGCATTTTCTTTTTTTATTGCTTTGTTCCCGGGTATTATATTTCTGTTTACCCTTATTCCTTCAAGTGGTTTCGAAAATGAACTTTTCGTGATCATCCACGAGTTAGTACCCGACAAGATTTGGCCTGTGGTAGAGGAAACCATTACTGAAATTGTTTTAGTGGATCCCCGTCGCGATGTTATGTCGATAAATTTTTTTATAGCGCTTATTTTCGCCACCAACGGCATTGTTTCTATGATGAGTGCTTTTGATGCCACTGTGCACAATATCAATCGTCGAACCTGGCGAAGCCAATACTTTGTAGCTGTTTTTCTGCTCATTATTTTTACACTTCTTCTTGGTGTAGCTATTGCTATGTTAACCGGCGGACAAGTATTAATCAACTACCTTGACCGAATTGACATTATCCGAGATAGATTTTTGGTAAACCTGTTAACTGTTGGTAAGTGGGTTATTACTACTACCATTTTCTTTTTTACTTTTTCGTTTCTCTATTATATGGCACCGGCAAAAAAAACAAAGTGGCGTTTTATTTCTGCCGGTGGAACACTGGCAACCATTTTAAGTATTATTGGGTTTATAGGGATGAGCTATTATCTAAATAACTTTAGCCAGTACAATATTTTATACGGATCAATTGGGACATTACTGGCAGTAATGCTTTTAATGTATGTAATGTCCTTGATTTTACTGATTGGCTTTGAGTTGAATGCCAGTATTTACCAGGCGCATACCTATCAGGATGACTACGATAAAAGTTGA
- a CDS encoding DUF4783 domain-containing protein — MMKNFKTIISVILVFCSFLAVAGNTPQDKKVPNEINVGLATGNAKVLSSYFNQNVELVVLDNDNVYSKAQAQQIVTNFFSKFPPVAENAFSIIHDSGKENAQYVIGKLKTEKGNFRVYFLLKQNSGKQYIHQLRIEQQ; from the coding sequence ATGATGAAGAATTTTAAAACGATAATTTCGGTTATCCTGGTATTCTGCAGCTTTCTGGCAGTGGCAGGTAATACACCACAGGATAAAAAGGTTCCGAACGAAATAAATGTTGGTTTGGCAACCGGAAATGCAAAAGTACTTTCCTCTTATTTTAACCAAAACGTTGAACTGGTAGTACTTGATAACGACAATGTATACAGCAAAGCCCAGGCCCAACAAATTGTAACCAATTTTTTCAGTAAATTTCCACCGGTAGCCGAAAATGCTTTTAGTATTATTCACGACAGTGGAAAAGAGAATGCTCAATATGTTATCGGAAAATTAAAAACAGAAAAAGGCAATTTCAGGGTTTACTTTTTACTTAAACAAAACAGTGGGAAACAATACATTCACCAACTGCGAATTGAACAACAATAA
- the rlmH gene encoding 23S rRNA (pseudouridine(1915)-N(3))-methyltransferase RlmH: MKITLLVIGKTDAAYLRDGMNEYLKRLKHYISFDVEVIPDIKKGKNTNPEMQKNKEGEIILSKLAPGKELHLFDEKGKMFSSVEFSRFLEKKMISGPKELVFVVGGPYGFSDEVYKRASSKISLSRLTFSHQMVRLLCVEQVYRAMTILKGEPYHHE; the protein is encoded by the coding sequence ATGAAGATAACATTACTGGTTATTGGTAAAACTGATGCGGCCTATTTACGCGATGGGATGAACGAATATTTAAAGCGACTGAAACATTACATCAGTTTCGATGTAGAAGTAATTCCCGACATTAAAAAAGGGAAAAATACCAATCCGGAAATGCAAAAAAATAAGGAAGGCGAAATTATTCTATCAAAACTGGCTCCGGGCAAAGAGTTACATTTGTTTGATGAGAAGGGAAAAATGTTTTCGTCGGTTGAGTTTTCGCGGTTTCTTGAGAAGAAAATGATTAGTGGACCAAAAGAACTGGTGTTTGTGGTGGGCGGTCCTTATGGTTTCTCGGATGAAGTGTATAAACGAGCCAGTTCAAAAATTTCACTGTCGCGATTAACATTTTCGCATCAAATGGTGCGATTGTTGTGTGTTGAGCAGGTCTACAGGGCAATGACAATTTTAAAAGGCGAACCGTATCATCATGAATAA
- a CDS encoding sensor histidine kinase — MLVKLNKYTYLIVAIGIIVVAAILENGLLRRNPETKLINDFQTQLLANETKLHDKLAEIKEVLADDELDEDISEFFSRDQTLIRETGFGAMVFKNKELFFWSDRGITFFNRLEEITQTSGLAKLPNGYYLVDTINVDEYTAAVYHLIKRNYTYENKYLQNNFFKNYKLPNDYIIRTEKSKHGYDIVDLKGDYLFTLLPHGNYLCTTNQLYFPGAIYFIGLILLLFYFRKEFVDNDAPFFLKLVSLGVALFVVYWIHLIFQVPKVFFHLKFFSPDYFAINDWLPSLGDYFLLAIFFLFWIYNFAIDLNISDLQKNSGLRRKGVIILLLIFNASLYLLIDNLIKELIYNSTVSFALNKIIDITPQSVLGIFAVSLLLLGVVFFTIRVNEKTLKSFKLYQLVILTLAISLFFAGVQYIAVQNVSIYALLLFISCVILSSLITRHYLQTFTLSYLIIYVAVVSVYSLVVINRTISKKDKEQQKLFAVTLVAERDPAAEVFMTEIQQQITKDSDIPELLLQNRDDDAIEHIRQLYFNSYFRKYLLNILVCREGSNLIIPPDNYEVSCMPYLNDKIESEGIQIPGTNFYFMDNMNGRISYTGRLHYPLVDGGEGITIYIDLDSDLLFEGIGFPELLIDKSMARSNSYRKYNYAKYYAGELRDKYGDYNYNYNGHVYLKSDDEFSFLRQGKYEHLVYRTSQQNYVVVSRELLTPIDYLISFPYLFVFYFLTLLVVLMIANRSIRGRRVFFDLKFKIQAAIISIVFVSLMVVAGVTLYYNVKEYRQKHQDDLNEKMKSIAEEIDMRLTDKSEITPELEDWLREELAKLSNIFRTDINIYGTDGHLIASSRFEIFERGLVSSRINARANYEVYQNYSISYFQPENIGKLSYLSAYRPIINNDGNYLGVINLPYFIRQDNYSQEISTFIVAFINLYVLLFLASIIAAVFIANQITRPLVVIQENLRKMQLGKRNEPIQYNKKDEIGSLVREYNKKVDELAVSADLLARSERESAWREMAKQIAHEIKNPLTPMKLNIQYLQRAKGKNEEYNEFVDRVTSTLIEQIDNLSNIATEFSNFAKIPTARNQVFCLAEQLKKSIDLYETHDEIDIKFDSNGYEDLEVNADREQLSRAIINLIRNAIQAIPEDRKGVIKLKLDRRQHMALISVEDNGAGIDAELRDKLFSPSFTTKTRGMGLGLSIVKNIVENFAGRIWFETKMGKGTTFYLEIPVHQETNNK, encoded by the coding sequence ATGTTAGTTAAACTAAATAAATATACTTACCTCATTGTGGCCATTGGGATTATAGTTGTGGCAGCTATTCTCGAAAATGGTTTGCTTAGAAGAAATCCGGAGACTAAACTAATTAACGATTTCCAAACACAGCTACTGGCAAACGAAACAAAACTGCATGATAAACTGGCAGAAATTAAAGAAGTGCTGGCTGATGATGAATTGGACGAAGATATAAGCGAATTTTTTAGCCGGGATCAAACACTTATTCGTGAAACCGGATTTGGCGCGATGGTTTTTAAAAACAAAGAATTGTTTTTTTGGTCTGACCGTGGTATAACGTTTTTCAACCGATTGGAAGAAATAACTCAAACCAGTGGCCTGGCAAAATTGCCAAACGGTTATTACCTGGTAGATACAATTAATGTAGACGAGTATACAGCGGCTGTATATCATTTAATAAAGCGCAACTATACCTACGAAAACAAATACCTGCAAAATAATTTTTTTAAAAATTACAAGCTCCCCAACGACTATATTATACGAACAGAAAAATCCAAACACGGCTATGATATTGTTGACCTGAAAGGCGATTACCTGTTTACTCTTTTACCCCACGGAAATTATTTGTGTACCACCAATCAGTTGTATTTTCCCGGGGCCATATATTTCATCGGGCTTATTTTACTGTTATTTTATTTCCGAAAAGAATTTGTAGACAACGACGCTCCGTTCTTTCTGAAACTGGTTTCGCTGGGAGTGGCATTGTTTGTGGTGTATTGGATTCACCTCATTTTCCAGGTGCCCAAGGTATTTTTTCATCTGAAATTTTTTAGCCCTGATTATTTTGCCATAAACGACTGGTTGCCATCACTGGGCGATTATTTTCTACTGGCGATATTTTTCCTTTTCTGGATATACAATTTCGCCATCGACCTGAATATCTCCGATTTGCAAAAGAACTCGGGTTTACGGCGAAAGGGAGTAATTATTCTACTTCTGATTTTTAATGCCAGTTTATATTTGCTTATCGATAATTTAATTAAGGAGCTCATTTATAATTCAACCGTTTCATTTGCGCTGAACAAGATTATCGATATCACGCCTCAAAGTGTTTTGGGGATTTTTGCAGTAAGTTTATTATTATTGGGCGTTGTATTTTTTACTATCAGGGTAAACGAAAAAACGCTAAAAAGTTTTAAACTCTATCAGCTGGTTATATTAACGCTGGCTATTAGTTTATTCTTTGCCGGAGTGCAATACATTGCCGTACAAAATGTATCTATTTACGCACTGTTGCTCTTTATTAGTTGCGTTATACTTTCTTCGCTCATAACCCGTCACTATCTTCAAACCTTTACCTTAAGTTATCTGATTATTTATGTGGCGGTAGTTTCAGTTTATTCATTGGTTGTTATTAATCGTACTATCAGCAAAAAAGATAAAGAGCAACAGAAACTGTTTGCGGTGACACTTGTTGCCGAACGCGATCCGGCAGCCGAAGTTTTTATGACCGAGATACAACAGCAGATTACAAAAGATTCGGATATACCGGAGCTGTTACTTCAAAACAGGGATGACGATGCCATTGAGCACATCAGGCAATTGTATTTCAATTCCTATTTCAGAAAGTACCTGCTAAATATTCTGGTGTGTCGCGAGGGAAGTAATTTGATTATTCCTCCTGATAATTATGAAGTTTCGTGCATGCCCTACCTAAATGACAAAATAGAATCGGAAGGAATACAAATCCCTGGTACTAACTTTTATTTTATGGATAATATGAACGGAAGGATTTCATACACCGGCCGTTTACACTATCCCTTGGTTGATGGAGGAGAAGGGATAACTATTTATATTGATCTGGATTCTGATTTATTGTTCGAAGGAATTGGTTTCCCCGAGTTGCTGATCGATAAATCGATGGCTCGGTCAAATAGTTACCGCAAATACAATTATGCCAAATATTATGCGGGAGAATTACGAGATAAATATGGCGATTACAACTACAATTACAACGGGCATGTATACCTGAAATCGGATGATGAATTTTCGTTTCTTCGTCAGGGAAAATACGAACATTTGGTTTATCGTACCAGCCAGCAGAATTATGTGGTTGTTTCCAGGGAGTTGCTAACACCTATCGATTATCTGATTTCTTTCCCGTATTTGTTTGTATTCTATTTTCTTACCCTGCTGGTTGTTTTAATGATTGCTAATCGCTCCATTCGGGGACGAAGGGTATTTTTCGATCTGAAATTTAAGATTCAGGCAGCGATTATTTCCATTGTTTTTGTTTCGCTAATGGTTGTTGCCGGTGTCACCCTGTATTACAATGTAAAAGAGTATCGGCAAAAACACCAAGACGACCTGAATGAAAAAATGAAATCGATTGCTGAAGAAATTGACATGCGCCTGACCGATAAAAGTGAGATTACTCCGGAACTGGAAGATTGGCTGCGCGAGGAGCTGGCAAAACTCTCAAATATTTTCAGAACAGATATCAATATTTATGGTACTGACGGGCACCTTATCGCTTCATCTCGTTTCGAGATCTTTGAGCGTGGTTTGGTATCATCGCGAATTAATGCCCGTGCCAATTACGAGGTGTATCAGAACTATTCCATCAGCTATTTTCAGCCCGAGAATATTGGCAAATTGTCGTACCTGTCGGCTTACCGGCCAATTATAAATAATGATGGGAATTATTTGGGAGTGATTAATTTACCCTATTTTATCAGGCAGGATAATTACAGCCAGGAAATATCCACATTTATTGTAGCCTTTATAAATTTGTATGTGCTACTGTTTTTAGCCAGTATTATTGCCGCAGTTTTTATTGCAAACCAAATTACCCGGCCCTTGGTTGTTATTCAGGAAAACCTGCGAAAAATGCAGTTGGGTAAACGTAACGAACCTATTCAGTATAATAAGAAAGACGAAATTGGAAGTTTAGTAAGAGAATACAATAAAAAGGTTGATGAGCTGGCGGTAAGTGCAGATTTACTCGCACGCTCGGAAAGAGAATCGGCATGGCGTGAAATGGCCAAACAAATTGCACACGAGATAAAAAATCCACTGACACCAATGAAACTGAACATACAGTATTTGCAGCGTGCCAAAGGAAAAAACGAAGAGTACAATGAATTTGTAGATCGGGTAACATCAACATTAATAGAGCAGATCGATAACTTATCGAATATTGCTACCGAGTTCTCGAACTTTGCAAAAATACCAACTGCCCGCAACCAGGTATTTTGTTTGGCCGAGCAGCTAAAAAAGTCGATCGATCTTTACGAAACACATGACGAAATTGACATTAAATTTGACTCGAACGGTTATGAAGATCTTGAAGTGAATGCCGACAGAGAACAGTTGTCGCGGGCCATTATAAACCTGATTCGAAATGCCATTCAGGCAATTCCCGAAGATCGAAAGGGAGTGATAAAACTTAAACTCGACCGGCGCCAGCACATGGCATTAATTTCGGTTGAAGACAACGGCGCCGGTATTGATGCCGAGTTGCGCGATAAATTGTTTAGCCCCAGTTTTACTACTAAAACCAGAGGAATGGGATTGGGCCTATCAATTGTAAAAAATATTGTTGAAAATTTTGCCGGGAGAATATGGTTTGAAACCAAGATGGGGAAAGGGACAACGTTCTATCTGGAAATTCCGGTACATCAGGAAACCAATAATAAATAA